From Cryptosporangium phraense:
GGGTGGGAAGCTTCCTCCTCATCGTCGTGGCCGCGATCATCCTGGCCGGCATCATCTTCGGTGCCGCCGCGTTCACGCTGGGCCGTGATCGCGGGCTGACCCCGCCCCGGCCGGACGGCGTGCCGTTCGACCTGCCGGCCGACCGCCCGCTCGAGCGGGCCGACGTCGACCAGCTGCGGTTCGACACCGGCCTGCGCGGCTACCGGATGGACCAGGTCGACGACCTGCTGGCCCGCATCGCCGACGACTTCGACTTCCTGCACACCCGGATCATCGATCTGGAGGACCAGCTCGCGGCCCGTCGCGGCGACGGCGAGGACGACGAACGCCCGTTCGAGTTCCCGTGGGCGAACGAGGAGGCGGCCGCCGAGCCGTCCGCGACCGTGGATGAAGATTCGCTGGTGCCCGAGCAACAGCAATCTTCCACTGAACCGGCTCCGGCTGCCCCGGCCGAGGCGTCCGCGGCGGAGAAGGCCCGATGACGCTTCCGGCGGTGCCGGCCGACCTCGCCCGTCCCGGACCGGGGACGCTCACCGTCCGGGTCATGGTCGACGCCGACATCGAGACCGCGTTCGCCGCTGCGACCGACTGGCCGGCCCAGGCCCGCTGGATCCCGCTGACGTCGGTGAAGGTCGTCGAAGGCGACGGACGCAGCCTGGGCAGCGTCGTACACGCGTTCACCGGCATCGGCCGGGTGGGCTTCCTCGACGTGTTCACGGTCGTCGGCTGGGATCCGCCGCACAGCGTCCAGGTCGTGCACACCGGGCGGCTGATCCGGGGCCCGGGCGCGTTCCACCTCACCGAGTACGGGCGTCAGCGCACCGAGTTCGCCTGGAGCGAGGAGCTGTACCTCCCGTTCGGCCGGGCCGGTGAGGTCGCCTGGGCGGTGGCCCGCCCGCTGGCCGCGGCCGCGCTCAAGGCCGGCCTGCGGCGCTTCGCCCGGTACGTGGTCTCCCGATGACCGACGAGCTCACGCTCGCCGAGACCGGGCTGGTCCGGGGCGAGGACGGCGCGCTGCGCTGCTTCTGGGCCGGTTCGACCGAGGACTACGTCGCCTACCACGACGACGAGTGGGGCCGCCGCCTGACCGGCGACGACGCGCTCTTCGAGCGCGTCAGCCTGGAGGCGTTCCAGTCCGGGCTGTCGTGGATCACGATCCTCCGCCGCCGGGAGGGCTTCCGGCGTGCGTTCGCCGGCTTCTCGATCGCCGCGGTGGCCGAATTCGACGATTCGGACGTCGAGCGCCTGCTCGCCGACGCCGGAATCATTCGCAACCGGGCCAAGATCGAGGCCGCGATCACGAACGCCAGGCTCGCGGCCGAGCTCCCGGAGGGGCTGTCCGCGCTGCTCTGGTCGTTCGCGCCGCCGCCGAGGCCGCGCCCGCGCAGCCGGGCCGACGTCCCGTCGACGACCCCGGAATCCGTGGCGATGGCCAAGAACCTCCGCAAGCGGGGTTTCCGGTTCGTCGGGCCGACCACCGCGTACGCGCTCATGCAGGCAACCGGTATGGTCGATGACCACATTCAGGGCTGTTCGGTAGGCGCGACGTAGCCGCGGAGACCCCGTCGGAACCGTGCCCGGCCTCTTTTGTGCAGGTCCGACGCGTGCTTGTCCACTGTGTTTAGCCGGGTCGAGTTTGGGACGCCAGCAGGTATGGGCGAGAATAAGACAGTAGTGAGATGTCCCGGGCACGTGAGATCCAGCGAGCCTGCAAGGCGTGACCAGAGTTTCACCGACGGTCACCGGTCGAGGGGAGCATGAGATGGCGGCCATGAAGCCGCGGACGGGTGACGGTCCGCTCGAAGTCACCAAGGAGGGCCGCGGCATCGTGATGCGCGTACCACTCGAGGGTGGCGGTCGTCTCGTCGTCGAGATGAATGCCGACGAGGCCAGCGCGCTCGGGGACGCTCTGAAGAACGTCGTGGGTTAGTCGCCCACGGGCAGCCGGCCCAGGCCAGTCAGGCCGGGCCGGCTGTCGTTTGCGTTGGTAACTGCAGATCGGGAGGGTTTCGTGCTCGACGTCCGTCTGGTGGCTGTTGCCGATCTGCCCGCCGACGCGCCTCCGCTGGTGCTCGCGCTGCCGACCGTACCCGCGGAGTCTGAATCGTCCGAGGCGGCCGAGGCGGCTGACGGGGAGCGGCGGGCCGAGCCGGCGACGCTCCTGGGCACCGCCTACGCGCTCCCGGAGCAGCTCCGCGGCCTGGTCGACGCCTGGCTGGGCGACGAGCGACGTCCGGAGCCGCCGGCCAAGGGCAAGGCGGGCGAGATCGCCACGCTGCCGCTCCCGGGTGGGGTACCGGCCGTGCTGCTGCTCGCCGGGTCCGGCGACGGCGCCGAGGCGGACTGGCGCAAGACCGGGGCCGCGCTGGTCCGGGCCGCCTCCGGTGACCCCGAGCTGACGCTGGCGCTGCCGTCCGACGTCAGCCCCGAGGGCGTCCGGGGCCTGTTCGAGGGCGCGCTGCTGGCCTCGTACCGGTTCACGCTGGCGTCCGACCCGAAGCCGCCCACGCTGACCTCGCTCACCGTCGTCACCGACGATCCGTCACGTTTCGCCGACGCGGTCGCGCGGGCCGAGGCGGTCGCCCGCGGGACCGCGCTCGCCCGCGACCTGGTCAACACGCCGAGCAACATCAAGAGCCCGGAGTGGTTCGCCGCCCAGGCCGTCGAGGCGGCGACGCCGCTCGGCATCGACGCCCAGGTCCGCGACCCCGAGTGGCTGGCCGCGAACGACTTCGGCGGGATGCTCGCGGTCGGGGGCGGCTCGACGCGCGGCCCGCGCCTGCTCGAGCTGCGCTGGGCCCCGGACGGCGTCGACCTGCACTCGCTGCGGCACGTGGTGCTCGTCGGCAAGGGCATCACGTTCGACACCGGCGGCATCTCGATCAAGCCCGCGCAGGGCATGCAGCTGATGAAGAAGGACATGGGCGGCGGGGCCGCGGTCGTCGGCGCCGTGCTGGCCGCGGCTGCCCTGAGGCTGCCGCTGCGGGTCACCGTGCTGGTTCCGCTGGCCGAGAACATGCCCAGCGGCAGCGCGTACCGTCCCGGGGACGTCGTCCGCCATTACGGCGGCCGCACCTCGGAGATCTTCAGCACCGACGCCGAGGGCCGGATGGTGCTCGGTGACGCGCTGGCGTACGCGGTCGCGACGCTGCGGCCGGACGTCCTCATCGACCTGGCCACGCTGACCGGCGGTCAGGGCGTCGCGCTCGGGAAGCGCACCGCGGCCTTGTTCTCGGAGAACGACGACCTGGCCAAGGCGCTGTTCGAGGCGGCCGAGCAGGCCGGTGAGCGGGTCTGGCAGATGCCGCTGCCGGAGGACTACCTGGAGCAGATCGACTCGGACGTCGCGGACGCCAACAACAGCGGCGGACGGGGCGCGCAGAGCGCCACCGCAGCGCTGTTCCTGCGGCCGTTCGCGGGCGAGGCCCGGGACCGCTGGGTGCATGTGGACATGTCCAGCCCGGCCTGGTCCGACGGCCCGTCCGACGAGCTCACCAAGGGCGGAACCGGCTGGGGCGTACGCACCCTAACCAGGTGGCTGGAATCGCTCTAACCGAGCGACATGTACACGGTGAGGGTTTGTTCGGCGATGGCTTCCCAGCTGAACAGGTCGACCGCGCGCTGACGGCCGGCGCGGCCGAGTTCGCTCCCGCGCAGCGGGTTGCCGACGACCTCGGCGAGCGCGTCGGCCAAGCCGGCCTCGAACGCGGGCAGGTCGTCCGGCGTGTAGGGCACGAGCAGCCCGGTGACGCCGTCCTGCACGACCTCGGGGATCCCGCCGACGGCGCTGGCCACCACCGGCGCCCGGCACGCCATCGCCTCGAGGTTGACGATGCCCAGCGGCTCGTAGACCGACGGGCAGGCGAACACCGCGGCGTGGCTGAGCAGCGAGATGACGTCCTCGCGGGGCAGCATCTCGGTCTGGTGCAGCACGGTGTGCCCGGCGGCGCGCAGCCGCTCGATCCGCTCGGTGACCTCGGCCGCGATCTCCGGCGTGTCCGGCGCCGAGGCGCACAGCACGAGCTGGATGTTCTTGTCGATCCGCTCGGCCGCGGCCAGCAGGTGCGTGATGCCCTTCTGCCGGGTGATGCGGCCGACGTAGAGGATGTACGGCCGGTCGGTGTCGATGCCGACCTGGTGCAGTGCGGCGTCGTCGGTGGTGGGCGAGTACAGCTCGGTGTCGACGCCGTTGTGGACGACGTGGATCCGGCCGGCGTCGAGCGCGGGGTAGGCGGTCAGCACGTCTTCGCGCATGCCGTTGCTGACCGCGATGACCGCGTCGGCGCCCTCGAACGCGGTGCGCTCGGCCCACGACGAGATGCGGTAGCCGCCGCCCAGCTGCTCGGCCTTCCACGGCCGCAGCGGCTCCAGCGAGTGCGCGGTGACGACGTGCGGCTTGTCGTGCAGCAGCTTGGCCAGGTGCCCGCCGAGGTTCGCGTACCAGGTGTGCGAGTGGACGACGCTGACGTCACCGATGCCGTTGGCCATCTCGAGGTCGATGGAGAGTGCCCGAATTGCACCGTTCGCGTTGGCCAGCGACTCCGGCGGCGTGTAGGCCCGGGCGTCGGGGCGGGGCTTGCCGAACGCGTGCACCTCGACGTCGACGAGGCGTCGTAGTTCTCGGACGAGGA
This genomic window contains:
- a CDS encoding DivIVA domain-containing protein, whose amino-acid sequence is MGSFLLIVVAAIILAGIIFGAAAFTLGRDRGLTPPRPDGVPFDLPADRPLERADVDQLRFDTGLRGYRMDQVDDLLARIADDFDFLHTRIIDLEDQLAARRGDGEDDERPFEFPWANEEAAAEPSATVDEDSLVPEQQQSSTEPAPAAPAEASAAEKAR
- a CDS encoding DNA-3-methyladenine glycosylase I; the protein is MTDELTLAETGLVRGEDGALRCFWAGSTEDYVAYHDDEWGRRLTGDDALFERVSLEAFQSGLSWITILRRREGFRRAFAGFSIAAVAEFDDSDVERLLADAGIIRNRAKIEAAITNARLAAELPEGLSALLWSFAPPPRPRPRSRADVPSTTPESVAMAKNLRKRGFRFVGPTTAYALMQATGMVDDHIQGCSVGAT
- a CDS encoding leucyl aminopeptidase gives rise to the protein MVAVADLPADAPPLVLALPTVPAESESSEAAEAADGERRAEPATLLGTAYALPEQLRGLVDAWLGDERRPEPPAKGKAGEIATLPLPGGVPAVLLLAGSGDGAEADWRKTGAALVRAASGDPELTLALPSDVSPEGVRGLFEGALLASYRFTLASDPKPPTLTSLTVVTDDPSRFADAVARAEAVARGTALARDLVNTPSNIKSPEWFAAQAVEAATPLGIDAQVRDPEWLAANDFGGMLAVGGGSTRGPRLLELRWAPDGVDLHSLRHVVLVGKGITFDTGGISIKPAQGMQLMKKDMGGGAAVVGAVLAAAALRLPLRVTVLVPLAENMPSGSAYRPGDVVRHYGGRTSEIFSTDAEGRMVLGDALAYAVATLRPDVLIDLATLTGGQGVALGKRTAALFSENDDLAKALFEAAEQAGERVWQMPLPEDYLEQIDSDVADANNSGGRGAQSATAALFLRPFAGEARDRWVHVDMSSPAWSDGPSDELTKGGTGWGVRTLTRWLESL
- the glgA gene encoding glycogen synthase; its protein translation is MRVAVLTNEYPPEVYGGAGVHVDFLVRELRRLVDVEVHAFGKPRPDARAYTPPESLANANGAIRALSIDLEMANGIGDVSVVHSHTWYANLGGHLAKLLHDKPHVVTAHSLEPLRPWKAEQLGGGYRISSWAERTAFEGADAVIAVSNGMREDVLTAYPALDAGRIHVVHNGVDTELYSPTTDDAALHQVGIDTDRPYILYVGRITRQKGITHLLAAAERIDKNIQLVLCASAPDTPEIAAEVTERIERLRAAGHTVLHQTEMLPREDVISLLSHAAVFACPSVYEPLGIVNLEAMACRAPVVASAVGGIPEVVQDGVTGLLVPYTPDDLPAFEAGLADALAEVVGNPLRGSELGRAGRQRAVDLFSWEAIAEQTLTVYMSLG
- a CDS encoding DUF3117 domain-containing protein; protein product: MAAMKPRTGDGPLEVTKEGRGIVMRVPLEGGGRLVVEMNADEASALGDALKNVVG
- a CDS encoding SRPBCC family protein, giving the protein MTLPAVPADLARPGPGTLTVRVMVDADIETAFAAATDWPAQARWIPLTSVKVVEGDGRSLGSVVHAFTGIGRVGFLDVFTVVGWDPPHSVQVVHTGRLIRGPGAFHLTEYGRQRTEFAWSEELYLPFGRAGEVAWAVARPLAAAALKAGLRRFARYVVSR